The sequence below is a genomic window from Chitinispirillales bacterium.
CCATTTTTGGTATAATTTCAATGCGAAATTGTCTGTCATTCCGCACACATAATCGGCGGCGAGTTGCATTCGATTATAAATTGAACGTTTCGAGAATGTTTCATAAATGAATCTATAGTTTGACGATATCATTTCATAAATTCTGTTTGAAACCGACCAATCGCCTTTACCTTCAGACAAAACTGCGGGAATTAATTTTTCTAAAATATAATTTATCGTGTTAAATCCGATAATTTCATTTTCTAAAATCGATTTGTGCTTAAAAATCTTTTCCGTGCCGATCTTTTTTAACGCTTTGCTTGTGGCTGCACAATACGAATTTCCCAATATGTCCTTATTGTATTTCCCTTCGATAATATCGTTAACGTTATTACAGTATTCTTCGACCGCCGCATCAATCATAAACGACTGCGCCATTATTCTAAATTGTTGAATCGCGATTTCCAAACGATTCTTATATGACGACGACATATCGTCATAGTTGTGTATAAAATTTTTTAACAAAGCGAATTCTTTTTCTTGCGGCGAAAGGAACATATCGTCCAATTCTCTAGATAAATTTTCCACTAAAATTTCTTTCGTCAAAATACCTTTTTTGCAGGCGTCTTCAATATCGGCGACACAATAAGCGATATCGTCCGCCGCTTCTAAGAGAGGAGTAAGCGGAAATCTTGCGGATAAACCGAATACTTTTTGAATATCACGATAGTCGTTCTCTTCCGAAGAAAAGAAACCGAATTTTTTACGGGGAAGTTCTGC
It includes:
- the dgt gene encoding dNTP triphosphohydrolase; the protein is MEKKFDKFLTTKRFRESHISTNDYRNSFENDFTRVIFSSAFRRLQDKTQVFQLDKGDFVRTRLTHSLEVSSLGRSIGLSVEKKLIELGVLSENMTGYIPSILATAGLVHDLGNPPFGHFGEDSIRWFFKEYFNKNPNIANELNEQQKNDFIFFDGNVQTFRVLRTLHYVRDRDGMNLTHAVLATLIKYPYNSIEGNKKGAELPRKKFGFFSSEENDYRDIQKVFGLSARFPLTPLLEAADDIAYCVADIEDACKKGILTKEILVENLSRELDDMFLSPQEKEFALLKNFIHNYDDMSSSYKNRLEIAIQQFRIMAQSFMIDAAVEEYCNNVNDIIEGKYNKDILGNSYCAATSKALKKIGTEKIFKHKSILENEIIGFNTINYILEKLIPAVLSEGKGDWSVSNRIYEMISSNYRFIYETFSKRSIYNRMQLAADYVCGMTDNFALKLYQKWQGLLNR